The Lathyrus oleraceus cultivar Zhongwan6 chromosome 5, CAAS_Psat_ZW6_1.0, whole genome shotgun sequence genome includes the window GGAAGCGAACGTCAATGTGTTTGCTCCTTTCATGGTTAACTGGATTCTTTGCTAACTCAATTGCTGACCTGTTGTCAACTTGTATTATTGTTGCACCTTTCTGTTTTAGCTCCATTTTACTCATCAATCTTCTGAGCTATATTGCATGACAAACGCACCAGGATGCTGCTACATATTCTGCTTCACATGTCAAAAGTGTTACTATTGGCTGCTTTTTAGAAAGCCAAGTGAATGCAGTATTTTCCATGAAGAACACATATCCAAAAGTGCTTTTTCGATCGTCTATGTCTCCGCACCAATCACTGTCAGAGTAACCAACCAACTTGTATTTGTATGAATTAGAGTAGAACATCCCAAGTGACACTGTTCCTTGGATGTACCTCTGAATTCGCTTCAATGCTTTCCAATGTGTGTAAACTGGCTCCTCCATGAATCGACTTACAATGCCTACACTTAATGAGATATCTGGTCTTGTACATGTGAGATAGCGAAGACTTCCTACCAAACTTTGATATTTGCCTGCTTCGACATGTTTTCCTCCATCAAATTTCGACAAACTTGTTCCTGGTTCCATTGGCGTCGAAGCCGGATTACAACTTTCCATCTTATATCTTTTCAAGatttcttttgcatatttttcttGTGAGATAAGATTCCTGTTTCTTCTTGTCGAATTTCCAGACCAAGAAAGAATCTCATCAGGCCTAAGTCTGTCATCTCTAATTCACATGTCATTGTGCTTTTGAATTCTTCTATCATCTGATCATTACTGCCCAGAAAAATAAGATCATCGACATAGAGAGCAACAAGTAATACattccttccatttttcttcacatagAGGGCATGTTCGTACGGACATTGCTCGAACTCGTTCTCCTTGAAATATGTGTCGATACGTGTGTTCCATGCTCGCGGTTCTTGCTTAAGCCCATATAGCGCTTTCTTCAATTTCAGTAccttcttctcttctccaactttcatgtacccgagtggttgtttaacatagacttcttcttcgagtacaccattcagaaaagctgttttgacatccatttgaaatattggccatttgaattgagcagcttgagatatgagtaatcgaattgtctccattcttgcaacaggtgcaaataCTTCGTCATAATCAACTCCTGCTTTCTGTTTGTATCCCTTCGCAACAAGTCTCACTTTGTATCGTTCTATTTCTCCTTAAGCGTTCATCTTTTTCTTGAATACCCACTTTACACCAATGGGTTGACTACCTTTTGGCAATTCAACTAGCTCCCAAGTGTTGTTGTGGTTAATCGCCCTGATCTCTTCATCCATGGCACTTTTCCACTTCTTGTCTCGTACTGCTTCTTCAAAACTGATGTTTTCAGTATCTGCCAAGAGACATACAAGGTGCACTTCACTTGTCGAATCATACAGGTCTTACAAACTTCGCATTCTGGGTTGTGGAGGTTCATCTTCATTGTCAGAGTTTTCAAGTTTTGTTGAAATGTTTGGTGGTACAGTGACAGATGATTCTTCATCTTCGACGATAACTTCTGTCGAACTGTTCCAGTCCCACTTACTTGCTTCGTTTATTCGAACGTCTCTACTCGCTATCACCTTCTTTCTTATGGGATCAAATAGCTTGTACCCTTTTGTTTTCTCATCATACCCAATGAGTATGTATTTCTGACTTTTGTCTTCAAGCTTCGTTCTTTGTTGATCTGGTACGTGTGCATAAGCTACACTACCAAATACTTTGAGATGAGAAACTGTTGGCTTCTGTCCGCTCCACGCTTCTTGTGGTGTTTGATCTTCTAACTTCGAATGTGGACATCGATTCTGAACATAAATGGCACATTGTACAGCTTCTCCCCAAAATTCCTTTGGCATGTtcttgcttttaagcattgaacgaaccatgtcaaggactgttcgattcttcctttcagccaccccattttgttgaggtgagtATGCTGCAGTTAGAAATCTCCTTATGCCCTGCTCTTCACAATACTTCATAAAGGCTGTCGAAGTATACTCACCACCTCTATCAGATCGAACTGCTTTAATGTGTCTGTCGGTTGCCTTCTCCACCATTACTTTGAACCTTTTGAACACCTCGAATGCTTTAGACTTTtctttcaagaaataaacccatgtcTTCCGTGAGTAATCGTCGATAAAGGAAATAAAGTATCTTTTGCTACTGAAAGATGCTGGCGTGATTGGCCCACATATGTCGGTGTGAATCAATTCAAGGATATGCTTAGCTTGATATTCTGCCTTCTTTTGAAATGAagttcttgtttgtttgttaagcacacattcttcacagaaCTTTCCTTCATAATCCATATCTGGTAGTCCATGCACCATGTTCTTTTTCGCTAACCTTTTTAAACCAGCGTGATGTAGATGACCAAAGCGTAGATGCCATAGTAACGCTTTGTCTTTGACATTTACTTGTAAACATTTTTCTCGAACGTTTACCAGATTCAGTTTGTACATTCGATTTCTCTCCATTTCGACACGAGCAATCAGATGTCCCAGCTTGTCCTTCAAATGCAGTATCCGTTCTTTCATAAGTATCAAATAACCTTTTTCTGTAAGTTGTCCCAAACTCAAGATGTTGGTCTTAAGATTTGGTACATAATAAACATCTTGAATTGATCCAATCAACCCATCCTTCTGCAAGTAATGGATTGTTCCCTTGCCTTTGAACTTCACTTTCGATGCATCTCCGAAAGACACATTGCCATCTTCAATCTTTCTCATTTCTTTAAACAAGTGTTTGTAACCACACATATGGTTACTTGCTCTTGAGTCAAGATACCAAACATTGTCATTTGTGTTGATCTCATTTTAAACCATCAAGAGAAAACCTTCATTTGCTTCAGCTTATAAAGTTAGATTGGTTGTTTCTTCTACCTTCTTTTTGATTCGACAATCTTTTGCAAGATGGCCCACTTTATCACAGTTATAGCATTTGAATGAGTTGCAATCCTTCGCATAATGACCATACTTCCCACACTTGTAGCATTCAAAGTTGGAATGATTCGACCTACTGTTGgaaagtatatcttcggcaaatatttttatatcgtatccacagagattgggtaatattaccgccgttctataattcaaatgttataattttagaaagtaacagggttgttttgtttggaaaaatattttgtgagtgaatgttaacaaaaactatgaaatggttttagtcaaatataaaagcttggcaagattggagttcactatttcaaatgtttatgattccttatgataaataaatagattcaagattaatgatgatgttcaagtatcctctcaaagtcatttatgtctaaatgatatcgtgataatcactatattgatccttagacgatctctccacctaactatcaatatagtaatctttaatgtttaataccaaagaagagtaatgaataaatctatctctacaacttatttactacttgaaaatctgttttatgtctaaactcaagtaatctctctcgacacctactcaaatctggttttcaaagtagagaaaaaacagtattcaatacatcaacaatctttatcaaatatatgaatcaaagtgaatacataaacatatgagaataactactacctccaatcttgacaaaatggagtttagctcctcatcatcattgttcaaagcagaaagataaagaagaaaaactctgtttttctctcttaccaaaaagctctcaatatcaatgtgtgaatgataatgaatgaatgccctagaataatgtatttttctttacaaaaagggttgacatttccctaattggtaattctcatccaaagcagaaaagctattccaaggcagacaccaaaatggcaacAACAGTTGGCCTTCAAAAcaacacttttgacccaaaaatcagtttgctggattcgcagggtcCGCGGGGCGAACTatgttcgcggcgcgaactgacactgtcattcagttcgcggggcgaactttgttcgcggggcgaactgaagctgcctcagtttccttgctttgcaagcttcatccaaaatcttccatattatgatgctgcaatccaaagctttctcatccaaaaattctacaaaactaacaaatatgtgaaataactattcaaaacaaaataaattaaacctaattgcatttatacaaaatagtgagaataaaagtgtgtaattacatcaaaacttggtaaaagggaccaataaaatgatataaaaagtagtactaattggtccctaacaactctccccaacttagcattttgtttgtccctaaaaaaaagtttccaccctcacaaccaaGACAATAACACAAAAGATTGgaacaaggatttaccaaggacattcaaatggttcaaaagtgtttgaCAATTTTTCTCAGTCCACCTATCTTAATTCTAGACAAAACACGAATAAggaaaatggttgagtgcaaaaatcattccaatgGAATTCAAAaccatatatgtcaaaattgaatcaaacttacacacacatcataataatgatgaataacatgaagggttactttcactcatccaagcaattcaatcaacaacaactcaaatcatgcggttatcacaacaaataccaaatcatgtgaaaaatgagaatcaagaggtctttcaaaggttgtaatgtggcttaggttacaagaaaggatatgattaagagaatttacaaagttgcctatcctaagggagcattcccaaatattcaactctacacaatttccatttctttaatccctatctttttctttttctttttctttccacatccacacaaccatgagcatttctttgttttttttttctcttccatattatgttgctctatggtttcaagggtgatttctttttcttgtttcttttcaaattttcaccctttcataaaaaactcacttttccaagtttctaatcaacttttcactttactctccccaactttagattccaaaaccaaatttattcaataatgctccctacttagacataagcaaaaggcaaaattttgcaaacaactcggtttgaggtttcaactgatacgaaagaaattaggattcatttattccacaattttcaattgattttacaatgatcaatcaaatgaatcctaaactaagctcaaaggggtttaactaaggattattcctcacaaggttagttgattcaaactttttggtcgagtggtttttctcacaaacaatgcctctatcattttcaaaattttcacaaaaatagattgatgcatgatttagcatgataagaatgagtgaaaataatgctcggtttcccgctttttagtgtacaatggaaagcttcctcacaaatggttaagtcctattttgattcaaagatgacatacatttcaatgagtttatgatatgaaatttgcacaaaccatcaaactactcatgttaagtctagaaagcgataaagtgtaccttgaaatacCGACACTActtcttatcatcaccactcaAAGTGTCttatgcttctttctttgcgatcatttctcggttgctttaagcttgacttaagagtaagaacaatttaacagaaatgttggtaaaccaagttgattaaaaacacacttaaatctcaaatagtattcatgcaattatcaagacaaactctaaaattcaacaaactcctcaatcttccttcaactcatcgccatgggttacaccacctcctgcaccccccaaaAAAAATTGGCTTGCCCTCAGGCCACTTAGCATAATCAACAAAATCCTCTTAGGAAGGGAATGGAGAggggaagttttgaaatttggaggtttggacgtggagtagcgaggttgttgaaagaatctcctaagttcgtgaaaataggaat containing:
- the LOC127081117 gene encoding secreted RxLR effector protein 161-like, producing MESCNPASTPMEPGTSLSKFDGGKHVEAGKYQSLVGSLRYLTCTRPDISLSVGIVSRFMEEPVYTHWKALKRIQRYIQGTVSLGMFYSNSYKYKLVGYSDSDWCGDIDDRKSTFGYVFFMENTAFTWLSKKQPIVTLLTCEAEYVAASWCVCHAI